A single Arachidicoccus sp. BS20 DNA region contains:
- a CDS encoding DUF5686 and carboxypeptidase-like regulatory domain-containing protein, translating to MNFHSQAIFKRIFLILSIVFSLSYLANAQSSSIIIRGTVVDSATRAPIANVSVYFKGSGGVRTDSSGHYSLIASQKFLTNTHLEFSYIGYKTSSLNINFNVAEQEVNMALNADSRSLQDVTVGNTKRKYRNKGNPAVELIRQVIAHRDENRMNSYEYAQYSEYDKMVMSISNFSEKIKDSKFMQKYKFLLDNQDTTTVPGKSIVPIYLDEVSSQNYYRKKPENSKKIITGHNTVDFGDFIDTKGITSWLKALYADVDIYDNNITLFTNQFLSPISNMAPTFYMFFLGDTVMIDGVKQVQLSFQPRNPQDMLFRGTMYVTLDGHYAVQRVRLYSPNGINFNFLRSMRIQLDFTRRNDGKYLLTKSDIVGDFGIFKKGMGLYGERVVMYKDFDINKEIPSAIFKGSSEIVQDSAMNQSSEFWAQNRFDTLTRAESLTYQNVDSLSHMKSFRNLMDWLTFFLAGYKQVGPAEVGPANAFYSFNPVEGFRLRLGGRTTPRLSKRYYFEGYGAYGFKDKRWKYFGSATYSINNKSIYQFPQNYVRVSYQKETQIPGQQLQFVQENNFLLSFKRGNNDKWLYNNFFKIDYVKEFQNHFSWDLNYTYWKQFAAGTLAFLYPNQPVPPLSQQSITSSSINLTLRYAPHEIFYQGKIYRVPLLNQHPIFQLKYTAGFKGFLGGQYNYNNIDANIFKRFLLSQFGYADFTLAGGYMFGKLPYPLLQLPHANQTYAYQLQSYNLMNFLEFASDHYVSLMGDYYLNGFLFNKIPLLKKLKFREVVEGKVLYGGLRDENNPAKNPNQMLFPTTNGLPSTFPLGKTPYVEGGFGIMNILKLIRIDYIHRFTYLNHPEIPTNGIRVLIVPNF from the coding sequence ATGAATTTTCATTCTCAAGCTATTTTTAAAAGAATTTTTTTAATTCTTTCAATAGTATTTTCTTTAAGTTATTTGGCAAATGCTCAATCATCGTCCATCATTATACGAGGCACGGTGGTGGATTCGGCAACGCGCGCTCCTATTGCAAATGTGAGCGTATATTTCAAAGGTTCCGGAGGAGTACGCACCGATTCTTCCGGGCATTATTCTTTAATTGCTTCGCAGAAATTTCTTACGAATACGCATCTCGAGTTTTCGTACATAGGCTATAAAACAAGCTCTCTGAACATTAATTTTAATGTTGCAGAGCAAGAAGTGAATATGGCACTCAATGCAGATTCTCGCTCGCTGCAAGATGTAACCGTAGGCAATACCAAACGGAAATACCGTAACAAAGGAAATCCGGCAGTAGAACTGATAAGACAAGTAATCGCACACCGCGACGAAAACAGAATGAACTCGTATGAATATGCGCAGTATAGCGAATACGACAAAATGGTAATGTCCATCAGCAATTTTTCCGAAAAAATAAAAGACTCCAAATTCATGCAGAAATACAAGTTTCTGCTGGACAATCAAGATACGACAACAGTTCCCGGCAAAAGCATCGTACCTATTTATTTAGATGAAGTAAGCTCGCAGAATTATTACAGGAAGAAGCCCGAAAATTCCAAAAAAATTATTACGGGACACAATACGGTAGATTTTGGCGACTTCATAGATACAAAAGGTATTACAAGCTGGCTCAAAGCCTTGTATGCCGATGTGGATATTTATGACAATAATATTACGCTTTTTACCAACCAATTCCTCAGTCCTATTTCCAATATGGCGCCCACATTTTATATGTTCTTTCTGGGCGATACCGTAATGATTGACGGCGTTAAGCAAGTGCAACTTTCTTTTCAGCCGCGCAATCCGCAGGATATGCTCTTCAGAGGAACGATGTATGTAACACTTGACGGGCACTATGCCGTACAACGTGTAAGACTTTATTCGCCCAATGGCATCAACTTTAACTTCCTGCGCTCAATGCGTATCCAGCTTGATTTCACAAGGCGCAACGATGGAAAATACCTGCTTACAAAAAGCGATATTGTAGGCGACTTCGGTATTTTCAAAAAAGGCATGGGTTTATACGGCGAGCGCGTAGTGATGTATAAAGATTTTGATATTAACAAAGAAATACCTTCCGCTATCTTTAAGGGTTCAAGTGAAATAGTACAGGATTCCGCCATGAATCAAAGTTCCGAATTTTGGGCACAAAACCGTTTTGATACTTTAACAAGAGCAGAATCGCTCACATACCAAAACGTTGATAGTTTGTCGCACATGAAATCGTTCAGAAACCTGATGGACTGGCTTACATTTTTCCTCGCAGGTTACAAACAGGTGGGTCCGGCAGAAGTAGGTCCGGCAAATGCGTTTTATAGTTTCAATCCGGTCGAAGGTTTCCGTTTAAGACTTGGCGGTCGTACCACGCCGCGTTTGAGCAAGCGATACTATTTTGAAGGTTATGGTGCTTATGGCTTTAAAGATAAACGCTGGAAATATTTCGGAAGCGCCACCTATTCTATCAATAACAAATCTATTTACCAGTTCCCGCAAAACTATGTGCGCGTAAGCTATCAAAAGGAAACGCAAATTCCCGGACAACAATTACAATTTGTACAGGAAAATAACTTCTTACTTTCGTTCAAGCGTGGCAATAACGACAAATGGCTGTACAACAATTTCTTTAAAATAGATTACGTAAAAGAGTTTCAAAACCATTTTTCGTGGGATTTGAATTACACATATTGGAAACAGTTTGCAGCCGGCACACTGGCATTTTTGTATCCCAACCAGCCGGTACCGCCGCTGAGCCAACAAAGTATAACATCGAGCAGTATAAATCTTACGCTACGCTATGCGCCGCACGAAATATTTTATCAGGGGAAGATTTACCGCGTTCCGTTACTCAACCAACATCCAATATTTCAATTGAAATATACGGCAGGTTTCAAAGGATTTTTGGGCGGACAATACAATTATAACAACATAGACGCAAACATTTTCAAACGCTTCCTGTTGTCGCAATTCGGCTATGCCGATTTTACCTTGGCAGGCGGATATATGTTTGGTAAGCTGCCATACCCTTTGCTCCAGTTGCCGCATGCCAACCAAACATACGCCTATCAGTTGCAGTCGTACAACCTCATGAACTTTTTGGAATTTGCCAGCGACCACTATGTAAGTCTAATGGGCGATTATTATCTTAACGGATTTCTGTTTAATAAAATACCTTTGCTGAAAAAACTGAAATTCCGTGAAGTAGTTGAAGGAAAGGTTTTATATGGTGGATTGCGCGACGAGAATAATCCGGCAAAAAATCCCAACCAAATGTTGTTCCCTACAACAAACGGATTGCCGAGTACCTTTCCTCTGGGTAAAACACCTTATGTAGAGGGCGGCTTCGGCATAATGAATATTTTAAAACTGATAAGAATCGATTACATACACCGTTTCACGTATTTGAATCATCCGGAGATTCCAACAAACGGTATCCGGGTATTAATCGTTCCTAATTTTTAA
- a CDS encoding GtrA family protein, which yields MITFLKAQASAIGSTAIDFITTMLLVELIGVPKIEARVIGLIVGGAANFFVNKKWVFEKHNKVAIRLVRYILVWGGNFLLNYYGYRAMLIAFPALPYWVSMAIVATTVGIFYNYLLQRRFVFK from the coding sequence ATGATTACTTTTTTAAAAGCGCAGGCATCTGCAATAGGTTCAACGGCAATAGATTTTATCACAACAATGCTTTTGGTAGAATTGATTGGCGTACCCAAAATTGAAGCAAGAGTTATCGGGTTAATTGTGGGTGGCGCAGCTAATTTTTTTGTAAACAAAAAATGGGTTTTCGAAAAACACAATAAAGTGGCAATAAGACTGGTAAGATATATCTTAGTATGGGGCGGAAATTTTTTGCTCAACTACTACGGTTACAGAGCAATGTTAATTGCATTTCCGGCGCTGCCTTATTGGGTTTCAATGGCAATTGTGGCAACAACAGTCGGTATATTTTATAATTATCTTTTGCAAAGAAGATTTGTTTTTAAATAA
- a CDS encoding phosphatidylglycerophosphatase A family protein has protein sequence MLIHKIISTFFGVGFVKKGGGTVAALITVLIWYGVSTKLDIGIFTQIIIIVVLFVLGVWSSNKVEAIWGKDSYRVVLDEVLGMCVALFVIPVTWQTALAALILFRVFDIAKPFYIRRMEKFPGGWGVMADDVLAGIYANIILQLILVFHLL, from the coding sequence ATGCTGATACATAAAATCATCTCGACCTTTTTCGGAGTCGGCTTTGTAAAGAAAGGCGGAGGAACTGTTGCAGCGCTTATCACGGTTTTAATTTGGTATGGGGTTTCAACAAAACTCGATATTGGTATTTTTACACAAATCATTATCATCGTCGTTCTTTTTGTATTGGGCGTATGGAGCAGCAATAAAGTAGAAGCCATCTGGGGCAAAGACAGCTACCGTGTAGTGCTGGACGAGGTTTTAGGAATGTGTGTTGCTTTATTTGTGATTCCGGTAACATGGCAAACGGCATTGGCGGCATTGATTTTGTTCAGGGTGTTTGACATTGCAAAACCCTTCTACATCCGCAGGATGGAAAAATTCCCGGGTGGTTGGGGCGTTATGGCAGACGATGTATTGGCCGGCATTTATGCGAATATTATTTTACAATTAATACTTGTGTTTCATTTGTTATAG
- a CDS encoding NAD-dependent epimerase/dehydratase family protein, with amino-acid sequence MSEKRLLITGANGFVGSHLVEMALQKGYKVFAAVRKSSNLDALKGLNISYVYPDYFNEEKLIELLKENNITHIAHVAGTTKAKTQNDYNKSNAQLSVNLANAALQANKDLQKFVFVSSLAAMGPSENNELITENSVAHPITFYGKSKLLSEQELTKINSLPLISLRPTAVYGPREKDLLMIIQMVKKGWELYIGKAPQQLTFIHVTDVCNAIILSLESGKNGGAYILTDGNNYDRYEFANIAKNILHKKTIKLHIPNSLVTSGVTYMEKLFPRRNSILNKDKLQELTSGWQCNIDKVKEDLGFTPEYNLQSGLQQTIDWLLSSKQL; translated from the coding sequence ATGAGTGAAAAAAGATTGCTGATAACCGGCGCAAATGGCTTTGTGGGTTCGCATTTGGTCGAAATGGCATTGCAAAAAGGCTATAAAGTATTTGCCGCCGTGCGCAAAAGCAGCAATCTTGATGCACTCAAAGGGTTGAACATTTCGTATGTTTATCCCGATTATTTTAATGAAGAGAAATTAATTGAACTTCTCAAAGAAAATAATATCACACACATCGCACACGTTGCGGGAACTACCAAAGCAAAAACGCAAAACGATTATAACAAATCGAATGCACAACTCTCTGTAAACCTTGCCAATGCCGCTTTACAGGCAAATAAAGATTTGCAGAAATTTGTTTTTGTAAGTAGTCTTGCGGCAATGGGACCTTCGGAAAATAATGAATTGATTACAGAAAATTCCGTTGCACATCCCATTACTTTTTACGGAAAAAGCAAATTGCTTTCCGAACAGGAATTAACTAAAATAAATTCGCTCCCTTTAATTTCCCTTCGCCCGACAGCAGTTTATGGACCAAGAGAAAAAGATTTGCTGATGATTATTCAAATGGTCAAAAAAGGCTGGGAACTTTACATTGGCAAAGCACCGCAACAATTGACATTTATTCATGTTACGGACGTCTGCAACGCTATTATTCTTTCATTGGAAAGCGGCAAAAACGGCGGAGCCTATATTCTTACCGATGGCAACAATTATGACCGTTACGAGTTTGCCAATATCGCAAAAAATATACTGCATAAAAAAACAATCAAGTTGCATATTCCCAACTCACTGGTTACATCCGGCGTTACTTACATGGAAAAATTGTTTCCTCGCCGAAATTCTATTCTGAACAAAGACAAATTGCAGGAACTTACATCCGGCTGGCAATGTAACATTGATAAAGTAAAAGAGGATTTAGGTTTTACACCTGAATACAATTTACAAAGCGGCTTACAGCAAACAATTGACTGGCTGCTTAGCAGTAAGCAATTATAG
- a CDS encoding GNAT family N-acetyltransferase, whose product MKKIVPANSAKQLKLFVDFPHDLYKNDSNYVPELFIAQRDLLTPGKHPFHENGEIQKFLAYDEDKIVGRIAAIINKNHNKYYNSNDGFFGFFDCIDDSETARLLFDEAAKWLKDKGVTGKIIGPVNPSTNEPCGLQTEGFDSPSKIMMTYNAPYYQHLVEENGFTKQTDILAYQFLKATYNDTRMRRLHDLMQKRLHDRNITIRKINMKDFKNEAAKIKGVYNSAWDKNLGFSPLTDTEFAYMAKDMKLVLDPDYCVVAEHEGKIIGFALALPNINETLIKVKRGRLFPTGIFKLLTGKNKVKSLRILLLGVVEGYRKAGIEMNFYSTIIDNVVKSNRIEEVEASWILEDNLLMRKAIEDINGKIYKRYRIYEKQI is encoded by the coding sequence ATGAAGAAAATAGTGCCTGCAAATTCAGCAAAGCAATTGAAACTGTTTGTAGATTTTCCACACGATTTGTACAAAAACGACTCAAATTATGTTCCCGAATTATTCATTGCACAAAGAGATTTGTTGACGCCGGGCAAGCATCCTTTTCACGAAAATGGCGAAATTCAAAAATTTCTTGCTTATGACGAAGACAAAATTGTAGGAAGAATTGCCGCAATCATCAACAAAAACCACAATAAATATTACAATAGCAACGACGGCTTCTTCGGTTTTTTCGATTGTATCGATGACAGCGAAACTGCCAGGCTTTTATTTGATGAAGCTGCAAAATGGCTGAAAGACAAAGGCGTTACGGGGAAAATAATAGGACCGGTAAACCCTTCAACTAATGAACCTTGCGGTTTACAAACCGAAGGCTTCGATAGTCCGTCAAAAATAATGATGACCTACAACGCACCCTATTATCAGCATTTGGTAGAAGAAAACGGTTTCACAAAGCAAACGGATATTTTGGCTTACCAGTTTCTAAAAGCCACCTACAACGATACCCGTATGCGGCGACTGCACGATTTGATGCAAAAACGTTTGCACGACCGCAACATTACCATTCGCAAAATCAATATGAAAGATTTTAAGAATGAAGCCGCAAAAATCAAAGGCGTCTATAATTCGGCCTGGGATAAAAATCTTGGTTTTTCGCCGCTTACAGATACAGAATTTGCCTACATGGCAAAAGATATGAAACTGGTGCTTGACCCCGACTATTGCGTTGTAGCAGAGCATGAAGGTAAAATTATAGGATTTGCCCTGGCTTTGCCGAATATCAATGAAACGCTGATAAAAGTGAAACGCGGACGATTATTTCCCACAGGAATTTTCAAGTTACTTACAGGAAAAAACAAAGTAAAATCTTTGCGCATTCTGCTGCTTGGGGTAGTGGAAGGTTACCGCAAAGCGGGCATTGAAATGAATTTTTATTCAACTATTATTGACAATGTTGTCAAAAGCAATCGCATCGAAGAGGTAGAAGCATCATGGATTTTGGAAGATAATTTGCTTATGCGCAAAGCTATTGAAGACATCAACGGAAAAATTTACAAACGTTACAGAATTTACGAAAAACAAATATGA
- the spt gene encoding serine palmitoyltransferase, whose amino-acid sequence MQKNLKTKIAEFKDATAIKEKGLYPYFRAIESGQDTEVYIKGKKVLMFGSNSYLGLTSHPKIKEASMLAVAKYGTGCAGSRFLNGTLDIHIELEKRLAKFVGKEDALLFSTGFQVNLGVLSSIVGRNDYLILDEYDHASIIDGSRLSFAKTLKYRHNDMEDLEAKLRQLPDNIVKLIAVDGIFSMEGDIVKLPEIVELSKKYGANIYVDDAHSLGVIGFKGAGTASHFGLTDDVDMIMGTFSKSFASLGGFVAADAETIDYLKHRARSVLFSASMTPASVASVIAALDILESEPEHIERLWDNTNHAKKLLIDAGFDIGPTESPILPIYVRNPDKTFLLTKYLLEEGIFVNPVVAPAVPPDDSLIRFSLMATHTFAQIEEAVEKISGVAKRIGIESNHVLSQKFA is encoded by the coding sequence ATGCAGAAGAATTTAAAAACAAAAATTGCCGAGTTTAAAGATGCGACAGCAATTAAAGAAAAAGGGCTTTACCCTTATTTCCGTGCTATCGAATCGGGGCAAGACACAGAGGTGTATATTAAAGGCAAAAAAGTATTGATGTTTGGTTCCAATTCCTATTTAGGACTGACCAGCCATCCCAAAATCAAAGAAGCGTCTATGCTTGCCGTAGCAAAATATGGTACAGGCTGTGCAGGTTCACGCTTTTTGAACGGCACACTTGACATTCATATTGAATTGGAAAAGCGGCTGGCAAAGTTCGTGGGCAAAGAAGATGCGCTGCTTTTCAGCACAGGTTTTCAGGTAAACCTCGGAGTACTTTCCAGCATTGTCGGTCGCAATGATTACTTGATTCTGGATGAATATGACCATGCTTCCATTATCGACGGTTCTCGCTTGTCTTTTGCAAAAACATTGAAATATCGCCACAACGATATGGAAGATTTGGAAGCCAAGCTCCGGCAGCTTCCCGATAATATTGTTAAGCTAATTGCAGTTGACGGAATATTTTCCATGGAAGGCGATATTGTAAAATTACCCGAAATTGTAGAACTCTCTAAAAAATACGGCGCCAATATTTATGTAGATGATGCGCACAGTCTCGGCGTCATTGGTTTCAAAGGCGCGGGCACAGCTTCGCATTTCGGCTTGACGGACGATGTGGACATGATAATGGGAACATTCAGCAAATCATTTGCATCGCTCGGCGGTTTTGTAGCTGCCGATGCCGAAACAATCGATTATCTGAAGCACCGTGCACGTTCTGTGCTTTTCAGCGCGAGCATGACACCGGCTTCCGTTGCAAGCGTAATTGCAGCTTTGGACATTTTGGAATCGGAACCCGAACATATAGAAAGATTGTGGGACAATACAAACCATGCTAAAAAATTACTGATAGATGCAGGTTTCGACATCGGACCAACCGAAAGCCCTATTCTTCCTATTTATGTAAGAAATCCGGATAAGACTTTTCTGCTTACCAAATATTTGCTTGAAGAAGGCATCTTCGTCAATCCCGTTGTAGCGCCTGCAGTTCCGCCCGACGATTCACTGATTCGCTTTTCGTTAATGGCAACACATACTTTTGCACAAATTGAAGAAGCAGTAGAGAAAATTTCAGGTGTAGCAAAGCGCATCGGCATTGAATCAAACCATGTGCTGTCTCAAAAATTCGCTTAA
- the upp gene encoding uracil phosphoribosyltransferase, with the protein MIVNLSEKHSLVSNWVSELRDVKVHDDRLRFRRNLERIGEVAAFEISKLLPWKETEVQTPLGIHRSKILSEQPIVATILRAGLAMHQGVLNYFDKADNAFVSAFRKHNADGSFDIVLDYVSSPSIENRVLIISDPMLATGTSLAKTIVALKKLGTPSKIYIVAAIACTRGIEKLKEVLGEDICLWCGDIDTVLNEKGYIIPGLGDAGDLAYGEKLQH; encoded by the coding sequence ATGATAGTGAATTTAAGCGAAAAACACAGCCTTGTAAGTAACTGGGTAAGCGAATTGCGTGATGTAAAAGTGCATGACGACCGGTTGCGTTTCCGCCGGAATCTGGAGCGAATAGGAGAGGTCGCGGCATTTGAAATCAGTAAATTATTGCCGTGGAAAGAGACCGAAGTGCAAACGCCGTTGGGTATTCACAGGAGTAAGATATTGAGTGAGCAGCCTATTGTTGCTACCATTTTGCGTGCAGGCTTGGCAATGCACCAGGGAGTGCTCAATTATTTTGATAAAGCGGATAATGCCTTTGTATCGGCGTTTCGAAAGCATAACGCTGATGGTAGTTTTGACATTGTGTTGGATTATGTAAGCAGCCCGTCCATCGAAAACCGCGTATTGATTATTTCAGACCCTATGCTGGCAACGGGAACTTCTCTTGCGAAAACGATTGTTGCTTTAAAAAAATTGGGTACGCCTTCAAAAATCTATATTGTAGCCGCGATTGCCTGTACACGGGGAATTGAAAAATTGAAAGAGGTTCTGGGAGAGGATATTTGTCTTTGGTGCGGAGACATAGATACTGTGCTGAATGAAAAAGGTTATATTATTCCCGGATTGGGCGATGCCGGCGATTTGGCTTATGGAGAAAAGCTTCAGCATTAA
- a CDS encoding DUF4476 domain-containing protein produces MNYTLLKKIILSLVVFLCAFDFAAHAQDVNSNHFIYIQAKSKQPFYVILNSKVYSSSTIGYLIIPKLKNGSYNLRIGFPKQSAPEQNFTCVVNNADVGYSLQKNDEGNLGLLDLQSRKFVASGGVTTLEDQYIGTNTAETNTASANPQQNSTQTSSAFGDMLSSAANDSTLNKPAVAATPKAVMSAPVEKTVADNFGKNPQEDTKAVIAASTDSNLKAGDLGDTNETYGVIKSSETNSGGSQQMTFVLFNTRSTDTVQIVIPGKVSAQPQTANASGDNEDESSSSKTEQSNNNSLALFTNTDSGDTVESSNTPSKHQKRNKKQREENLLNMEANSDAAGDTSKDVNNPFYKKDNTDIKSADDNIASQSIETSAAATPCDNPVSDKELAKLQKKMIGKSNDDAMLALVDKSLKGKCITTQQVKQLGTLFLSDAGRFALYQDVYGNVSDKENYASLKSQLLDNYFKKRFTDMLNQ; encoded by the coding sequence ATGAATTATACTTTGTTAAAAAAGATTATCTTATCACTTGTTGTGTTCCTTTGTGCGTTTGATTTTGCCGCTCATGCGCAAGATGTCAACAGCAATCATTTTATATATATACAGGCAAAAAGTAAACAGCCCTTTTACGTTATTCTCAATAGTAAAGTATATAGTTCATCTACCATTGGTTATTTAATTATTCCCAAGCTGAAAAACGGGAGCTATAATTTAAGAATAGGTTTCCCAAAACAATCTGCACCGGAGCAAAATTTTACCTGTGTGGTAAATAATGCTGATGTGGGATATTCTTTGCAAAAAAACGATGAGGGCAATTTAGGCTTGTTAGACCTTCAGTCCCGGAAATTTGTTGCATCCGGCGGAGTTACCACATTGGAAGACCAATACATTGGAACAAATACGGCGGAGACTAATACAGCTTCTGCAAACCCACAGCAGAACAGTACGCAGACATCTTCCGCTTTTGGAGATATGCTTTCTTCGGCAGCAAACGATTCAACTTTGAACAAACCGGCGGTTGCAGCGACACCCAAAGCGGTTATGAGCGCTCCGGTAGAAAAAACAGTTGCCGATAATTTTGGAAAAAATCCGCAGGAAGATACCAAAGCTGTGATTGCGGCATCTACGGACAGTAACCTGAAAGCCGGCGATTTGGGCGATACGAATGAAACATATGGTGTTATCAAATCGTCCGAAACCAACAGCGGTGGCAGTCAGCAAATGACTTTTGTCCTGTTCAATACCCGTTCGACAGATACAGTACAAATTGTGATTCCGGGGAAAGTATCGGCGCAGCCCCAAACAGCAAATGCTTCCGGCGATAATGAAGATGAATCATCAAGTTCGAAAACGGAGCAGAGTAATAATAATAGTTTGGCTTTGTTTACTAATACAGATAGCGGTGATACCGTTGAAAGCAGCAACACTCCGTCGAAACATCAAAAAAGAAATAAAAAACAGCGGGAGGAAAATTTATTAAATATGGAAGCCAACAGCGATGCTGCCGGAGACACTTCCAAAGATGTAAACAACCCATTTTATAAAAAAGATAATACAGACATAAAAAGCGCGGACGATAATATTGCTTCTCAGTCAATTGAAACATCGGCGGCGGCTACGCCCTGCGACAATCCGGTGTCGGACAAAGAGTTGGCTAAGCTGCAAAAGAAAATGATTGGCAAAAGTAATGACGATGCTATGCTGGCGCTTGTGGACAAGTCTTTAAAAGGGAAATGTATTACTACACAGCAAGTAAAGCAATTAGGAACTTTGTTTCTGTCTGATGCAGGACGTTTTGCTCTTTATCAGGATGTTTATGGCAATGTTTCCGACAAAGAAAATTATGCTTCTTTGAAAAGCCAGTTGCTCGACAACTATTTCAAAAAGCGCTTTACCGACATGCTTAATCAATAA
- the truA gene encoding tRNA pseudouridine(38-40) synthase TruA, with product MPRYFLELQYKGTAYKGFQSQPNMATIQGEVEKALQTFLQKSVSLTTSSRTDAGVHALQNFFHFDTDIVLSPKILYNLNAILPNDIVLKNLCEVGEDRHSRFDAASRVYQYYLYFEKNPFLADRAYFYPFKLDKDKLQQTADILKSYKDFTTFSKRNTQVHTFICDIKNSLWFEKDECLVYRVEANRFLRGMVRALVGTMLKVGRGSISLDEFKNIIESKNCTNADFSTPAHGLFLMEVKYPFELKGSGKINL from the coding sequence ATGCCTCGTTATTTTTTAGAACTTCAATATAAAGGCACTGCATACAAAGGGTTCCAATCGCAACCGAATATGGCAACTATCCAAGGCGAAGTTGAAAAAGCATTGCAGACATTTCTTCAGAAATCTGTGAGTCTTACCACTTCGTCTCGTACGGATGCCGGAGTTCATGCCTTGCAAAATTTTTTTCATTTCGATACGGATATCGTTCTTTCCCCAAAAATCTTATACAATCTCAATGCAATTTTGCCGAATGATATTGTATTGAAAAACCTCTGTGAAGTAGGAGAAGATCGGCATTCGCGTTTTGACGCTGCATCAAGAGTATATCAATATTATTTGTATTTCGAAAAAAATCCTTTTTTGGCAGATAGAGCATATTTTTATCCGTTTAAACTTGATAAAGACAAGCTGCAACAGACTGCGGACATTCTTAAATCATACAAAGATTTTACTACATTTTCCAAACGAAACACGCAGGTACATACATTTATTTGTGATATAAAAAATTCCCTTTGGTTTGAAAAAGACGAATGCCTTGTTTACCGTGTGGAAGCCAACCGCTTTTTACGCGGCATGGTACGCGCTTTAGTAGGTACAATGCTGAAAGTGGGGCGAGGCTCTATTTCCTTAGATGAATTTAAAAATATTATCGAAAGCAAAAACTGCACAAATGCCGATTTCTCAACACCCGCGCATGGCTTGTTTTTGATGGAAGTAAAATACCCCTTTGAGTTGAAAGGGAGTGGGAAAATAAATCTATGA